In uncultured Draconibacterium sp., one genomic interval encodes:
- a CDS encoding molybdenum cofactor synthesis domain-containing protein: MEAQTCKIKSLNISEKKGTIKTPRKELKLNLDGIEGDAHAGKWHRQISLLAAESIKSFEGELGREIKYGEFAENITTEGIAVHKAMPFDRFKAGNLELEVTQIGKKCHGDNCEIFQLAGKCVMPKEGIFCRVIRPGILTENEELEYIPKTFRIKVITLSDRAFHGIYKDKSGPHLEKLSKEWFFSKTYLCETSRTVIPDEKGLLETELQNAVNDGFDIIYTTGSTGIGPRDIAPAVIENFIDLEIPGIMDHIRLKYGAEKPNALLSRSIAGVKNKTLVFSLPGSTKAVNEYLTEIHKILMHSFLMLHGIDGH; this comes from the coding sequence ATGGAAGCACAAACCTGCAAAATAAAATCACTGAATATTTCGGAAAAGAAAGGCACGATTAAAACCCCTCGTAAAGAATTAAAGCTAAACCTGGATGGAATTGAAGGCGATGCTCACGCCGGGAAATGGCACCGACAGATAAGTCTGCTGGCTGCCGAAAGCATTAAAAGTTTTGAAGGAGAATTAGGCCGCGAGATCAAATATGGCGAATTTGCCGAAAACATTACCACCGAAGGAATCGCAGTTCATAAAGCGATGCCTTTTGATCGGTTCAAAGCAGGGAACCTGGAATTGGAAGTAACACAAATTGGTAAAAAATGCCACGGCGACAATTGTGAGATTTTTCAACTGGCAGGGAAATGTGTGATGCCAAAAGAAGGAATCTTCTGCCGGGTTATAAGACCGGGAATTCTTACTGAAAACGAAGAATTGGAATACATTCCAAAAACATTCCGAATTAAGGTAATTACTTTGAGCGACCGTGCTTTCCATGGTATTTACAAAGACAAAAGCGGTCCACATCTCGAGAAACTGAGCAAAGAATGGTTCTTTTCAAAAACATACCTGTGCGAGACATCACGCACCGTAATTCCTGATGAAAAAGGATTATTGGAAACCGAACTTCAAAATGCTGTTAACGACGGATTCGATATTATTTACACGACCGGCAGCACCGGAATAGGGCCACGCGATATTGCTCCCGCTGTAATCGAAAACTTCATCGATTTGGAGATTCCGGGAATTATGGATCACATTCGACTGAAATACGGGGCAGAAAAACCCAATGCATTACTCAGCCGATCCATCGCCGGAGTTAAAAACAAAACACTGGTATTCTCGCTGCCGGGCAGTACCAAAGCTGTAAACGAATATCTAACAGAGATTCATAAAATACTGATGCATTCGTTTTTGATGCTTCATGGAATTGACGGGCATTAA
- a CDS encoding molybdopterin molybdotransferase MoeA, producing MNQFEEIQQLIGNLSPVLPTEKVQLKDAFNRVLQEDVVADLNMPPFNKSAMDGYACRLEDIANELEVLEVINAGKIASVRIGKNQCVKIMTGAAVPPECDCVFMVEDAEELPENKVRCNNPKTKKNICYLGEDYKEGDILLKKGALINVPQMAVLAGAGYAEVLVSKRPKVTVIATGSELVSPSETPKPGQIRNSNSSQVITQIKKMNLEIVDEQVLVDDYELLTKSFNKALESSDFVVFTGGASVGDFDFIPEILKEQGFKIYWDHTGIKPGNPMTFSEKEGKFVFGLSGNPVSSFVQFELIAKPVIYKLLGANYTPLRIKARMNFTYQRKRANRLAIMPVVIDDNGAISEIPFHGSAHINALAFANALLEVPLGVSSIQTNEFAYVRPL from the coding sequence ATGAACCAATTTGAAGAAATACAACAGCTGATCGGCAATTTGTCACCGGTTCTACCAACCGAAAAGGTACAGCTGAAAGATGCCTTTAACCGGGTACTACAGGAAGATGTAGTGGCTGATTTAAATATGCCACCTTTCAATAAATCAGCGATGGACGGTTATGCCTGTCGACTTGAAGACATTGCCAATGAGTTGGAAGTGCTGGAAGTGATAAATGCCGGTAAAATCGCGTCTGTTAGAATTGGGAAAAACCAGTGTGTTAAAATTATGACCGGCGCTGCTGTTCCTCCCGAATGCGATTGCGTATTTATGGTTGAAGATGCGGAAGAGCTTCCGGAAAATAAGGTGCGTTGTAACAACCCGAAAACGAAAAAAAATATTTGTTACCTCGGTGAAGATTATAAAGAAGGTGATATACTGCTAAAAAAGGGGGCCTTAATAAATGTCCCACAAATGGCAGTGCTTGCCGGAGCAGGTTATGCAGAGGTGTTGGTTTCAAAACGCCCCAAAGTAACTGTAATTGCCACCGGCAGTGAGTTGGTATCTCCATCTGAAACGCCAAAACCCGGACAGATACGAAACAGTAATTCCAGCCAGGTGATCACCCAGATTAAGAAAATGAACCTTGAAATTGTGGATGAACAAGTACTGGTTGACGACTACGAATTGCTCACGAAAAGTTTTAACAAAGCACTGGAATCGAGCGATTTTGTCGTATTTACAGGCGGAGCATCGGTTGGCGATTTCGATTTTATTCCGGAGATCTTGAAAGAACAAGGATTTAAAATATACTGGGATCACACGGGAATTAAACCGGGTAACCCAATGACTTTTTCAGAAAAGGAGGGCAAGTTCGTTTTTGGACTTTCCGGGAATCCGGTATCGTCATTCGTGCAGTTTGAGTTGATTGCCAAACCCGTGATCTACAAACTACTCGGAGCCAATTACACACCATTGCGTATTAAAGCCCGAATGAATTTTACTTATCAACGGAAAAGAGCCAATCGACTGGCAATTATGCCGGTTGTTATTGATGACAATGGGGCCATTTCAGAAATTCCGTTTCATGGATCGGCGCATATAAATGCACTGGCCTTTGCAAATGCCCTGCTGGAAGTGCCGCTGGGAGTTTCAAGCATTCAAACCAACGAATTTGCATATGTACGACCGCTTTAA
- the moaC gene encoding cyclic pyranopterin monophosphate synthase MoaC — MSQLSHINDEGKANMVDVGHKPQQVRTAKASGFIALQPETIRLINESLIKKGDVITIAEIAGIQAAKETSRLIPLCHPLQLTKVEVKAEVQENGVLVKSLTKCIGQTGVEMEALTAVNVALLTIYDMCKAVDKNMVMSDVKLDFKEKI, encoded by the coding sequence ATGAGTCAATTATCACATATAAACGACGAAGGAAAAGCAAACATGGTGGATGTGGGCCACAAACCACAACAGGTACGCACCGCCAAAGCATCGGGTTTTATTGCTTTACAGCCCGAAACCATTCGGCTGATAAACGAAAGCCTGATAAAAAAAGGCGATGTAATTACCATTGCTGAAATTGCAGGAATTCAGGCAGCAAAAGAAACATCGCGGCTAATTCCGCTTTGCCATCCATTGCAGCTTACCAAAGTGGAAGTAAAAGCTGAAGTTCAGGAGAATGGCGTTTTGGTAAAAAGTTTGACCAAATGTATAGGGCAAACCGGCGTTGAAATGGAAGCCTTAACCGCCGTGAATGTTGCGCTGCTGACTATTTACGACATGTGTAAAGCCGTAGACAAAAACATGGTAATGAGCGATGTAAAACTTGACTTTAAGGAGAAAATATAA
- a CDS encoding radical SAM protein yields the protein MYDRFNRHINYLRISVTDRCNFRCEYCMPAEGLPLKKHEDILSFQEITDIVKAGVKLGIKKLRITGGEPLVRKDLPELISMLSAIPEIEDIGMTTNGVLLPRYAKALKAAGLKRVNISLDTMNADKFKKITRVGELKDVLMGIDAALDADLQPVKINFVRIPGENEEDEQEVREFCQNKGLKLRFIRQMDLRTGEFYAVDGGLGGICKICNRLRLTADGFIVPCLHSGLRYSTRELGIEEAYNQALQNKPEKGVGTESHDFSNIGG from the coding sequence ATGTACGACCGCTTTAACAGACATATCAACTACCTGCGCATTTCGGTTACTGACCGCTGCAATTTCCGTTGTGAATACTGTATGCCGGCCGAAGGTTTGCCACTAAAAAAGCACGAGGATATTCTTTCATTTCAAGAAATTACCGACATCGTTAAAGCGGGAGTAAAACTTGGGATTAAAAAACTCCGAATTACCGGAGGTGAACCATTGGTACGCAAAGATCTTCCGGAGTTGATCAGTATGCTATCAGCCATTCCGGAGATTGAGGATATTGGAATGACAACAAACGGTGTTCTTTTGCCTCGTTATGCCAAAGCATTAAAGGCTGCCGGATTAAAACGGGTGAACATCAGTCTGGATACCATGAACGCGGACAAATTCAAAAAGATTACCCGTGTTGGCGAACTTAAAGATGTATTGATGGGAATTGATGCGGCATTGGACGCCGATCTACAACCGGTTAAAATCAACTTTGTTCGCATTCCGGGCGAAAACGAAGAGGATGAACAGGAAGTACGGGAATTCTGCCAAAATAAAGGTTTGAAGCTGCGTTTTATTCGCCAGATGGATTTGCGCACCGGTGAATTTTATGCCGTTGATGGAGGTTTAGGCGGCATTTGCAAAATCTGTAACCGCCTGCGTTTAACTGCCGACGGGTTTATTGTTCCATGCCTGCATTCGGGATTGCGTTACAGCACCCGTGAACTCGGTATCGAAGAAGCATACAACCAGGCATTGCAAAACAAACCGGAAAAAGGAGTAGGAACCGAATCACACGATTTTTCAAATATTGGAGGATAG